Proteins encoded by one window of Monoglobus pectinilyticus:
- a CDS encoding NAD(P)H-hydrate epimerase has product MRVVNASQMKQIEKNANDMGITYYQMMENAGMCVADFVRKNIKDFETKIILILTGTGNNGGDGFVAARIIKKFGGNPLIMMVDGPPKTIDAIKNFNKAKDCGIEIITFEKDKSIPIIWGSDAIIDAVYGTGFHGELNDNIKSLFSAISDSDAIKFAIDIPSGVDYSGEISDGAFKADFTIALDSLKNAHMKENTFENCGRVVCADIGIPEECHKI; this is encoded by the coding sequence GTGAGAGTTGTAAATGCGAGTCAGATGAAACAGATAGAAAAAAACGCCAACGATATGGGAATAACATATTATCAAATGATGGAAAATGCGGGAATGTGCGTTGCTGATTTTGTACGTAAAAATATAAAAGATTTTGAAACGAAAATAATATTGATTCTAACAGGAACCGGAAATAATGGCGGAGACGGCTTTGTCGCTGCAAGAATAATAAAAAAGTTTGGTGGAAACCCACTAATTATGATGGTTGACGGACCTCCTAAAACTATAGATGCTATCAAAAACTTTAATAAAGCTAAAGATTGCGGAATAGAAATAATAACTTTTGAAAAAGATAAAAGTATTCCCATAATTTGGGGAAGTGACGCAATTATTGATGCCGTTTATGGAACAGGATTTCATGGTGAATTAAATGATAATATTAAATCATTATTTTCTGCAATTTCTGACAGCGATGCTATAAAATTTGCAATAGATATTCCGAGTGGAGTAGATTATTCGGGTGAAATTTCTGACGGCGCTTTCAAAGCTGATTTTACAATAGCATTAGATAGTTTGAAAAATGCTCATATGAAAGAAAATACTTTTGAAAACTGTGGAAGAGTAGTATGCGCTGACATTGGAATACCGGAAGAATGCCATAAAATATAA
- a CDS encoding serine hydrolase domain-containing protein: MNKSFYEKTSPENANINSKRIINFINRLEKEEVDMHSILIMRGNKLICEAYYNPFNSNTLHRMFSVTKSVVSMAIGALAEDGVIDLDASITKYFPEYEPEDGFYPYLIETTIRDMLSMTTPHNGTTFDKHSKNNWTESYFTKKPTHRPGTIFSYDTSASHVMAALVEKLTGLSLLDYLRTKGLTKVGFSNESYCITDGCGVSQGGSGMMAYPKDLLLLAKLAIDYGKIDNIQILPEKYLREATSYKVANFVKGSFLAEMQGYGYQFWMTKNNGFMMYGMAGQLALCFPDKDLILVTTADTTDRKGGVQQIIDAFFDEVYSYIDEENEFDKDSYLKLCEISDNCSLKPLKNNISVELDKTYEFFDDNSLEISNVRIITSVSGGKIILDNTYGSQIIKFGFNSFLDGNFSHYDCPYIASGCWADKNTLVVKANLIGECIGKVIMQFSFKKDGAVTIFSRKTEEILFSEYSGFAQSN; this comes from the coding sequence ATGAATAAAAGTTTTTATGAAAAAACCAGTCCTGAAAACGCAAACATTAATTCCAAAAGAATTATAAATTTTATAAATAGGTTAGAAAAAGAAGAAGTAGATATGCACAGCATATTGATAATGAGGGGAAATAAGCTGATTTGTGAAGCCTATTATAATCCATTTAATTCAAATACTCTTCATAGAATGTTTTCTGTCACCAAAAGTGTGGTATCAATGGCTATTGGTGCCCTAGCCGAAGACGGGGTTATAGATTTAGACGCTTCAATAACTAAATATTTTCCGGAATATGAACCTGAAGATGGATTTTATCCTTATCTTATTGAAACAACAATTCGCGATATGCTTTCTATGACAACGCCTCATAACGGAACAACATTTGATAAACACAGTAAAAATAATTGGACGGAATCATATTTTACAAAGAAGCCTACTCATAGACCGGGAACTATTTTTTCTTATGATACATCCGCCTCACATGTAATGGCAGCTTTGGTAGAAAAGTTAACGGGTTTGTCTTTGCTTGATTATCTGAGAACAAAAGGTTTGACAAAAGTTGGTTTTTCTAATGAATCTTATTGTATTACGGATGGGTGTGGTGTAAGTCAAGGCGGTTCAGGTATGATGGCGTATCCTAAGGATTTACTGCTTTTAGCTAAACTTGCAATTGATTATGGAAAGATTGATAATATTCAAATTTTACCTGAAAAATATTTAAGGGAAGCAACAAGTTATAAGGTTGCGAATTTTGTAAAGGGAAGTTTTTTAGCTGAAATGCAAGGATATGGATATCAATTTTGGATGACCAAAAATAATGGGTTCATGATGTATGGAATGGCAGGACAGTTGGCATTATGTTTTCCGGATAAAGATTTAATACTTGTCACAACAGCTGACACAACCGATAGAAAAGGCGGCGTACAACAAATAATAGACGCATTTTTTGATGAGGTGTATTCATATATAGACGAGGAAAACGAGTTTGATAAAGATTCATATTTAAAACTTTGTGAGATATCTGATAATTGCAGTCTCAAACCTCTTAAAAATAATATTTCAGTTGAGCTTGATAAGACATATGAGTTTTTTGATGATAATAGTTTAGAAATATCAAATGTTAGAATTATTACCAGCGTCAGCGGCGGAAAAATTATATTAGATAATACTTATGGCAGTCAGATTATAAAATTTGGATTTAATTCATTTTTGGACGGGAACTTCAGCCATTATGATTGCCCGTATATTGCTTCAGGATGCTGGGCAGATAAAAATACTCTTGTTGTTAAGGCTAATCTTATCGGAGAATGTATAGGAAAAGTTATAATGCAGTTTTCATTTAAAAAGGATGGAGCTGTTACAATATTTTCCAGAAAAACTGAAGAAATATTATTTAGTGAATATTCCGGTTTTGCTCAATCAAATTAG
- a CDS encoding peptidylprolyl isomerase, giving the protein MKKIFCKVFFCFVIIVLSSIFLMSCGKSATNPDRITDNNISENTENIEKYDGAINDGTNTVLNNDVVASVNGEELKAKDFGYYIYNNAVIQMYKEDSNTTEDVTTFDWSKTNKDGKALRDVVVENAIEDAINDVVFRQSAENSGFLISGAEKEAEELVNGSIERQGEEQFKVSANLVGVSDAETYKKIYTNISVFEGVAEDFQNNPEKYVTDISVLSNYIGNKGASVQHVLILNDTDDASQLSENVLQKAKNGEEFVELMKQYNDDTSEKESGYTFPEGEMLPSFETAAFSLKIGEISDIVESDYGFHIIKRIVGAYELQNFWRSEADVQISPNSLQMVNFYDVMDMIKEAKAKNVD; this is encoded by the coding sequence ATGAAAAAAATATTTTGTAAAGTATTTTTTTGTTTTGTTATTATTGTTTTAAGTTCAATATTTTTGATGAGTTGTGGAAAAAGTGCCACAAATCCGGATAGAATAACAGACAATAATATTTCAGAAAATACCGAAAATATTGAAAAATATGATGGTGCAATAAATGACGGGACCAATACTGTTCTTAATAATGATGTTGTCGCTTCGGTTAACGGCGAAGAACTTAAAGCTAAAGATTTTGGATATTATATTTATAACAATGCTGTTATACAAATGTATAAAGAGGACAGTAATACCACAGAGGATGTTACAACATTTGATTGGTCTAAAACAAATAAAGATGGGAAAGCATTACGTGATGTAGTTGTTGAGAACGCAATAGAGGATGCGATAAACGATGTTGTGTTCAGACAGTCGGCTGAGAATTCCGGGTTTCTTATTTCCGGTGCTGAAAAAGAAGCCGAAGAGCTTGTAAATGGTTCAATTGAACGTCAGGGAGAAGAACAATTTAAAGTAAGCGCGAACTTAGTTGGTGTGAGCGATGCTGAAACGTATAAAAAAATTTATACTAATATTTCTGTTTTTGAAGGCGTTGCTGAAGACTTTCAGAATAATCCCGAAAAATATGTTACTGACATTTCCGTATTATCTAATTATATTGGCAATAAAGGCGCCTCTGTACAGCATGTGCTTATTTTAAACGATACAGATGACGCTTCTCAATTGTCTGAGAACGTTCTCCAAAAAGCCAAAAACGGTGAAGAGTTTGTGGAGCTTATGAAACAATATAATGATGATACCAGCGAAAAAGAATCCGGATATACATTTCCTGAGGGAGAAATGCTTCCATCGTTTGAAACCGCTGCTTTTTCTTTAAAAATAGGTGAAATAAGCGATATAGTTGAATCTGATTACGGTTTTCATATAATAAAGCGAATTGTTGGTGCATATGAGCTTCAAAATTTTTGGAGGTCGGAAGCAGATGTTCAAATATCTCCGAATTCTCTGCAAATGGTTAATTTTTACGATGTAATGGATATGATAAAAGAAGCTAAAGCAAAAAATGTTGATTAG
- a CDS encoding peptidylprolyl isomerase — MENKSNKVLVEMESGDSFVIELYPEFAPKTVENFKTLVSKKFYNGLTFHRVIDGFMAQGGCPIGNGTGGSDENIVGEFKQNGFVDNTLSHTRGVVSMARSMSPNSASSQFFICYDDASFLDGQYAAFGKVVEGMETVDKFLETERVGAEGGTPVTPIVIKSMSFAE; from the coding sequence ATGGAAAACAAATCAAATAAAGTGTTGGTTGAAATGGAAAGCGGAGATTCTTTTGTTATTGAACTATACCCTGAGTTTGCGCCAAAAACTGTTGAAAATTTTAAAACACTTGTATCAAAAAAGTTTTATAACGGTTTAACTTTTCATAGGGTTATAGATGGGTTTATGGCACAGGGCGGCTGTCCAATCGGTAATGGAACAGGCGGAAGTGATGAAAACATAGTTGGAGAGTTCAAGCAGAATGGTTTTGTTGATAACACATTAAGTCATACAAGAGGTGTAGTTTCAATGGCCAGGTCCATGAGTCCTAATTCGGCTAGCAGTCAATTCTTTATATGTTATGATGATGCGTCTTTTTTAGACGGTCAATACGCTGCATTTGGAAAAGTAGTTGAAGGAATGGAAACAGTTGATAAGTTCCTTGAAACAGAAAGAGTAGGCGCGGAGGGCGGAACTCCGGTTACTCCTATAGTTATTAAAAGTATGAGTTTTGCCGAATAA
- a CDS encoding CCA tRNA nucleotidyltransferase, which produces MKINVPEEVKTIIKRLNSQGFSAYVVGGCVRDSILNRKPQDWDISSSAKPEQVKEIFYDMGVIETGIKHGTVSVIINHNPYEVTTFRCDGEYKDNRRPDTVTFVSDIDIDLSRRDFTINALACGCEDSSEVIDLFGGIEDIKNGIVRCVGEPEKRFSEDALRILRALRFASVLGFDIDNKTSIAIHKQRDLLKNISVERIMSEFKQLVCGINAVSIIREFRDVIEVFIPEITAMFEFNQNTPYHCYDVWEHTLHSVEMIEPEVDLRFTMLFHDIGKPKVYSEEILENGNTLGHFYAHAKYSEEIAAKILNRLKSDNRLLHDVRNLVRMHGDQIPLSKSGIKRKLNKIGVELFRKLLKVKRADVLAQSPGLADERIKALKDIEILFDEIISEEECFKIKDLKINGKDLIELGFSGCEIGQTLKIILNAVVDGKIDNDRDKILEFIKMI; this is translated from the coding sequence GTGAAAATAAATGTACCTGAAGAAGTAAAAACTATAATAAAACGTTTGAATTCTCAAGGTTTTTCGGCGTATGTTGTAGGCGGATGTGTAAGGGATTCAATTCTTAACAGAAAACCACAGGACTGGGATATTTCAAGCTCCGCTAAGCCCGAACAAGTAAAAGAAATTTTTTATGATATGGGAGTTATAGAAACCGGAATAAAACATGGAACGGTATCTGTAATTATTAATCATAATCCGTATGAAGTTACAACATTTAGATGTGATGGTGAATATAAAGATAACAGAAGACCTGATACTGTTACTTTTGTGTCTGACATTGATATAGATTTATCCAGGAGAGATTTTACAATTAATGCGTTGGCTTGCGGCTGTGAAGATAGCAGTGAGGTTATAGATCTTTTTGGTGGAATTGAAGATATAAAAAATGGTATAGTTCGCTGTGTTGGAGAACCGGAAAAAAGATTTTCTGAAGATGCTCTGCGTATATTGCGGGCTCTTAGATTTGCTTCGGTTTTAGGATTTGATATTGATAACAAAACTTCAATAGCTATTCATAAGCAAAGGGACTTGCTCAAAAACATTTCCGTTGAAAGAATAATGTCTGAATTTAAACAGTTAGTTTGTGGCATCAATGCAGTGAGTATAATAAGAGAATTTAGAGATGTAATCGAAGTTTTTATACCCGAAATTACCGCTATGTTTGAATTTAATCAGAATACGCCGTATCATTGCTACGATGTTTGGGAACATACTTTGCACTCTGTCGAAATGATAGAACCGGAAGTTGATTTAAGATTTACAATGCTTTTTCATGATATTGGTAAACCAAAAGTTTATTCAGAAGAAATTTTAGAAAATGGTAATACTTTGGGTCATTTTTATGCACATGCAAAATATTCTGAGGAAATAGCTGCAAAGATATTAAATCGTCTTAAATCAGATAACCGTCTTTTGCATGATGTAAGAAACTTGGTAAGAATGCATGGCGATCAAATTCCATTATCAAAATCAGGTATAAAAAGAAAACTTAATAAAATAGGCGTAGAGTTATTTAGAAAATTATTGAAAGTAAAACGCGCCGATGTTTTGGCTCAGTCGCCTGGATTGGCTGATGAAAGAATAAAAGCTCTTAAAGATATTGAAATTTTATTTGATGAAATAATATCTGAAGAAGAATGTTTTAAAATAAAAGATTTAAAAATAAACGGCAAAGACCTAATTGAATTAGGTTTTTCAGGTTGTGAAATCGGCCAAACTTTAAAAATTATTTTAAATGCGGTAGTAGATGGGAAAATAGATAATGATAGGGATAAAATTCTTGAATTTATAAAAATGATTTAA
- the araB gene encoding ribulokinase — MKKRYSIGIDYGSMAGKSVLIDVDTGDEIAVSVFNYPHSVMTECLPDGKTKLEDGWALHDPQDYLDVLASTIPALLKETDINPADIIGIGVDFASSTVLPVKEDGTPICFMEEYKSEPHAYVKLWKHHAAQKYADSLNKYAEKTNEDFLLKYGGKFSSEWLVPKIWQIAEEAPRVYDEMDKFIGAADWIVWQLTGIEPINTQGIENTLPSKEFLKSLNPKLEDFVDKKFKRKVSSIGKKAGELNQFAAGLTGLKQGTAVAVGNINTQVSLPAVGIAVPCKLLMIIGKSACDIVLGEEEKNISGIYCADKNSIIDGYYGYEAIQSGVGEHFDWFVKSSVPESYYREANALDMNIHQLLRTKASKQRPGESGLLALDWWNGSRSVLMDKDLSGVMLGLNLQTRPEEIYRALLEATAYGARMILDTIRDAGIPVTELYAAGGVAQKDAFIMQIYADVMNMDIKIAGSVHTPALGSAMSGAVAAGKENGGYDTIEECAKILGKTKAHYYRPIPENVETYNELYKEYKKLHNYYGKGGNDVMKRLKDIKMALKN, encoded by the coding sequence ATGAAAAAAAGGTATTCAATTGGTATAGATTATGGTTCTATGGCAGGGAAGTCCGTGTTAATTGATGTTGATACAGGCGACGAGATTGCTGTGTCAGTTTTTAACTATCCGCATTCGGTTATGACGGAATGTCTTCCTGATGGCAAAACAAAACTAGAAGATGGCTGGGCTCTGCATGACCCGCAGGATTATCTTGACGTATTGGCTTCAACTATACCAGCTTTGCTTAAAGAAACGGATATTAATCCGGCAGATATTATTGGAATAGGTGTTGATTTTGCTTCATCGACCGTCCTGCCGGTTAAAGAAGACGGAACTCCCATATGTTTTATGGAAGAGTATAAATCTGAACCTCATGCTTATGTTAAACTTTGGAAGCATCATGCGGCTCAAAAATATGCTGATAGTTTAAATAAATACGCTGAAAAAACAAATGAGGACTTTTTATTAAAATACGGCGGAAAATTTTCTTCAGAATGGTTAGTTCCAAAAATTTGGCAAATAGCAGAAGAAGCACCGCGCGTTTATGATGAAATGGACAAGTTTATAGGGGCTGCTGACTGGATAGTTTGGCAGCTCACAGGGATTGAACCGATAAATACTCAAGGAATAGAAAACACGCTGCCGTCAAAAGAGTTTTTAAAATCACTTAACCCAAAACTTGAGGATTTTGTTGATAAAAAATTTAAACGCAAAGTTTCTTCAATTGGTAAAAAGGCTGGTGAACTAAACCAATTTGCAGCTGGACTTACAGGTTTGAAGCAAGGAACAGCGGTTGCAGTCGGAAACATTAATACACAGGTATCACTTCCGGCCGTAGGGATAGCTGTTCCGTGCAAACTTCTTATGATAATCGGAAAGTCTGCTTGTGATATTGTTTTGGGGGAAGAAGAAAAAAATATTTCCGGTATTTACTGCGCCGATAAAAATAGTATTATTGACGGATATTATGGCTATGAGGCAATACAATCCGGCGTTGGCGAACATTTTGATTGGTTTGTAAAATCCAGTGTCCCCGAAAGTTATTATAGGGAAGCGAATGCTCTTGATATGAATATTCATCAACTGCTGCGCACTAAAGCAAGCAAACAAAGACCCGGCGAAAGCGGATTGCTTGCTTTGGATTGGTGGAATGGCAGCCGAAGCGTATTGATGGATAAAGATTTGTCCGGTGTAATGCTCGGATTAAACTTACAAACCAGACCCGAAGAAATTTATAGAGCATTGCTTGAAGCTACTGCTTATGGTGCTAGAATGATTTTAGATACTATTAGAGATGCTGGAATACCTGTTACAGAGCTTTATGCTGCCGGTGGAGTTGCTCAGAAAGACGCGTTTATAATGCAGATATATGCTGATGTAATGAATATGGACATAAAGATTGCCGGTTCTGTTCATACACCTGCTTTGGGTTCAGCAATGTCAGGTGCTGTCGCTGCCGGAAAAGAAAACGGCGGATATGACACCATTGAGGAATGTGCGAAAATATTAGGAAAAACAAAAGCTCATTATTATCGTCCAATACCTGAAAATGTTGAGACTTATAATGAGTTATATAAAGAATATAAGAAACTTCATAATTATTACGGTAAAGGCGGAAATGATGTCATGAAGCGTTTAAAAGATATAAAAATGGCATTAAAAAATTAA
- the araD gene encoding L-ribulose-5-phosphate 4-epimerase, producing the protein MLEELKQKVYDANMMLPKYGLVTFTWGNVSGIDREKSLVVIKPSGVDYDKLKPEHMVVVDLNTGRIIDGNLKPSSDTATHLELYKAFKGIGGVVHTHSSYATSWAQAGRAIRAYGTTHADYFYGDIPCTRALTKMEIENDYELNTGKVIIETFENKDPEAIPGVLVFNHAPFSWGLDPAEAVHNAVVLEEVAKMAFRCEIINHDITRMGKYILDKHYHRKHGKSAYYGQNN; encoded by the coding sequence ATGTTAGAAGAACTAAAACAGAAAGTCTATGACGCTAATATGATGCTTCCGAAATATGGTTTGGTTACATTCACTTGGGGGAATGTTTCTGGAATAGACAGAGAGAAAAGTTTGGTAGTTATCAAACCGTCAGGTGTTGATTATGATAAGTTAAAGCCTGAGCATATGGTTGTGGTAGACTTAAATACCGGCAGGATTATTGACGGAAATTTAAAACCATCTTCTGATACAGCAACCCATCTTGAATTATATAAAGCTTTTAAAGGAATTGGTGGTGTTGTTCATACTCATTCGTCATATGCTACTTCGTGGGCACAGGCAGGCAGAGCAATCAGAGCTTACGGAACTACTCATGCAGATTATTTTTATGGAGATATTCCTTGTACTAGAGCTCTGACTAAGATGGAAATAGAGAACGACTATGAATTAAATACCGGGAAAGTTATTATTGAAACATTTGAGAATAAGGATCCGGAAGCTATTCCGGGGGTTTTAGTATTTAATCATGCTCCATTTTCGTGGGGGTTAGACCCAGCTGAAGCGGTTCATAATGCTGTAGTGTTGGAGGAAGTCGCCAAAATGGCTTTTCGCTGCGAGATAATAAACCATGATATTACTAGAATGGGTAAATATATTTTAGACAAGCATTATCATAGGAAACATGGCAAAAGTGCCTATTACGGACAAAATAATTAA
- the tmk gene encoding dTMP kinase produces MGKFIVFEGLDGCGKTSQIDILARRLKEKGEKVYVTAEPTNYETGLYLRRILSESLEKDIYLLAALFLADRIEHITHPEKGIKKYLDDGYTVICDRYYYSSLAYQGKNPNCNFEWILNLNLNCERLLTPDICLFLDVNPSTCKDRIDVSRDNIELYEKSVEEMSNIRRGFLDVFSTLKKDYSQNIMIIDANGSIDDVAKEILKYV; encoded by the coding sequence ATGGGTAAATTTATTGTGTTTGAAGGGCTTGACGGCTGCGGCAAGACTTCACAGATTGATATACTGGCAAGACGGCTAAAAGAAAAAGGTGAAAAAGTCTATGTTACGGCTGAGCCTACAAATTATGAAACCGGATTGTATTTAAGACGAATTTTGTCAGAAAGTTTGGAAAAAGATATATATTTGTTGGCTGCTTTATTCTTAGCGGATAGGATTGAGCATATAACGCATCCCGAAAAAGGTATAAAAAAGTATTTAGATGATGGTTACACAGTTATATGTGACAGATATTATTATTCATCTCTCGCTTATCAGGGGAAAAATCCAAATTGTAATTTTGAATGGATACTTAATTTGAATCTTAACTGTGAAAGATTGTTAACTCCTGACATTTGTTTGTTTCTTGACGTTAACCCATCAACATGCAAAGATAGAATTGATGTATCCAGGGATAATATAGAACTTTATGAGAAAAGCGTGGAAGAAATGAGTAACATAAGACGCGGTTTTTTGGACGTATTTTCTACGCTGAAAAAAGATTATAGTCAAAATATTATGATTATTGATGCTAATGGAAGCATTGATGATGTTGCAAAGGAGATATTAAAATATGTATAG
- the metK gene encoding methionine adenosyltransferase, which produces MYRRLFTSESVTEGHPDKISDLISDAILDAILLKDPNARVAVEVTVTTGLVLVVGEITTKTYVDIKSIVRETIREVGYDRAKYGFDCDTCAVLVAIDEQSGDIARGVDDDGDGIGAGDQGMMFGFACDETDEYMPMPIYLSHKLTRQLTMVRKKNVLDYLRPDGKAQVTVEYNEDGSVKRVDTIVVSTQHNETVTQKQLQDDIKEFVIDPIIGDDLKDENTIIYINPTGRFVIGGPQGDSGHTGRKIIVDTYGGYASHGGGAFSGKDPTKVDRSAAYAARYVAKNVVAAGLAKACEVQLAYAIGVSKPVSIRVDSRGTGVISDQEIEEKILKVFDLTPGGIIRDLNLKRPIYKQTAAYGHFGRNDLDLPWEKIDKAEALKNA; this is translated from the coding sequence ATGTATAGAAGATTATTTACTTCTGAGTCTGTAACAGAGGGACACCCTGATAAAATATCTGATTTAATTTCAGACGCGATTTTAGACGCAATCCTTTTAAAGGATCCTAATGCCCGTGTGGCAGTTGAAGTTACTGTAACAACCGGACTGGTGCTTGTTGTTGGAGAGATTACGACTAAAACTTATGTTGATATAAAGAGTATTGTTCGTGAAACAATTCGCGAAGTTGGATATGACCGAGCTAAGTATGGGTTTGATTGTGATACCTGCGCTGTGCTTGTGGCTATTGACGAGCAGTCCGGTGATATTGCCCGGGGAGTTGATGACGACGGAGACGGAATTGGCGCTGGGGATCAGGGAATGATGTTTGGTTTTGCATGCGATGAAACCGATGAATATATGCCAATGCCTATATACTTATCACATAAATTGACAAGACAACTTACAATGGTAAGAAAAAAGAATGTTTTAGATTACTTGAGACCGGACGGAAAAGCGCAGGTTACTGTGGAATATAATGAGGATGGCTCTGTAAAAAGAGTTGACACTATTGTTGTTTCCACCCAGCACAATGAAACTGTTACACAAAAGCAGCTTCAGGATGATATCAAGGAGTTTGTAATAGATCCTATAATTGGTGACGATCTCAAGGACGAGAATACTATTATATATATAAATCCTACCGGAAGATTTGTTATTGGAGGCCCACAGGGCGACAGCGGACATACAGGAAGAAAAATAATAGTTGATACTTATGGAGGATATGCCAGCCACGGAGGAGGAGCCTTTTCAGGAAAAGACCCGACAAAAGTTGATAGAAGCGCCGCATATGCAGCTAGATATGTAGCTAAAAATGTGGTTGCAGCAGGTCTTGCAAAAGCATGTGAGGTACAATTAGCATATGCAATTGGCGTTAGCAAGCCTGTGTCTATTAGAGTTGACAGCCGAGGTACCGGTGTTATCAGTGACCAAGAAATAGAAGAAAAGATTTTAAAAGTTTTTGATTTGACTCCGGGCGGTATTATAAGAGATTTGAACTTAAAGCGTCCGATTTACAAGCAGACTGCTGCTTATGGACATTTCGGACGGAATGATTTGGACTTGCCATGGGAGAAGATTGACAAAGCGGAAGCTTTAAAGAATGCATAA